ttttatataaattttaccATTATTTTATTACCTTCAACAAAATGGCATTAGAGGGAGGAATAGCCTCAAACATGTCCCCTCCAATATATCTAAGGTTGTCACTTCCTTCCAAGTCAGCAACAACATGTGGGAGGTCAAATACAGTGCAATCTAACTGTGGAAATGATTTGGCAATGGCCTTTGCAAGAGTTCCAGTGCCTCCACCAACATCAACCAAGGATTCCAAACCCTCAAACACACCTTTGCACTTGTCATCAAGTAACAACTTGTTAACCAATCGAGCATCACTTGCCATGGCATCGTTGAAAAATTCATTGAGTTTAGGATCATGACAAGCATAAGCCCAAAACATTTCTCCATGCTCTATTTCAAATGGTGTGGGATTGTTACTTTGGAACCATGTGGACAATTTATGCCATGGTTTTGTAAATATTGGATCAAGCATGGCAAGAACGTACGGTGTCACACTTAAAGGATTTTCCTTAAGCAGAAGCATGGATGAATCAGTTAACACATACCCAACTTCGGGGTCATCGTTGGCGACATTCTTCGTGGTGAAGAAGCCGGAATGGATCAAGATTCTCATCAAACGTTGGATGGAGGAGGTTTTTGATGGGTGGACTGTAAGTGAAGCAATGAGTTGTGAAAGTGGCATGGGTTGGCCATAATTGTGAATAGCATCAGGTATGCCTAATTCAACAGCACATTTAAGAGACATAGAGTTTATGAAATTGAATATGTGATTCCATATGTGGCTTTGAGCTTTTAGCAATTTTGGTGCCTGCAATTCACTTTGGAATTCCATTATGTTTCTTTTGAAATAATGCTAGATCAATGGTGTTTTGCAATTGTAGCATGGAACCCCTTCTAAGGTATTTATAAGAAGGTTAATTTTACTGTGTCAATGAATTAGTATCTAAATTTTGAAGTCACATTTAAAATACTATTGTATTATATCTTTTAATGTGGCTGTTTTTGTTGGTGGCTAATTAATATGTAACATTacgataaaaatataaataaaaaaacgagattaaaatttttaaagtgagagttgataaaatgcaaAGTTGCGAGAATGAGATTGGTCATTGAACTAATTAAATGACTTGTTCAATGATTTAATAGTTCAACTGGAGTCAAACTGTAGTCGAAtcgatttaattaaatatacagtaaaataataaaaaaatttaatatataatcaaaaattaaatataacattaaaaaattaaacaaatttttaactaaataaaacACTACTCATTAGTAATCATAATCATCATTAAATATTCCATTGTTCTCATCATAAAGATAATCCATATTACAAAATTGAATATAACATTCAAAAATCCAGAATTATAGAattcaaaatccaaaatattttatatagcATTAAAAAAGCAGATTTTGAGTGGACATCAAATTGAAAAAGAGCCTTTTGTATTTTCTGTAACAAACAAATCACACAAGCAATCAGCATCCATTGAAAATAATATCATTTGTTAGTAGCAAAGTTCTATTATAGGGTTTGGACCAACGATGGGCTTGAACAATTGAACACACACTTATCTTCAATTGAAAACAAGATCATTCATTCATAACAAGATCATCCATTAAAAACTCTTCTTCCAATATCAAATCAGAGATAAATCCAGTTGAAGAGTACAAATATCTCAATTACATATTGACACATTTATTCCTAACAAAGTACCATCAACAACTCAAAATtagaagaattagaaaaaatCAGGATCCAACAACTCAAAACTCAGAATCagtataacaaaataaaactcaGAAATCAGAATCAATATAACAAGCCAagttttttttaagtttaaaaagcCAAGTTTTTGAAGGTAGCTGCAGCTTTGATAGGGTTTTCAGAATTCAGACCAATATATCAATTCATAGTTCATAAAATTCATATGGCATAACAGAGTTGAAttgaaagaaacaaaaattgaacagagtagaattgaaaagataaaaaaaattgaagaacagaGCAGAGTATGTAAGACccagaatttttgaaaaaaggctATCATGAgctaatttcaaattcaatatttttgtaactttaatttcagaaatttctttattaaagataattaaagcaagttttgattaattaaatttaaaataaattaagattattatccaattttataattattgaattattttctatatttaaattataaagttgatagttatgaaataataaaaattttatatgatttggattaaataattcatattttaaaatattaatgctGATGTTTTGAGAAATGAAAAActaagtatattatttctaatttttgaatttaaacattttattgagaataatttgtgaaattgatgaacaaatagtatttttattcattattattattggattaaaaattgatttttaattaccATATTATacctaattttatttaaaattacaaAACTACTCTTAAATCTAATTTCACCCaaaccctaattcccaaattGGGAAAACCCTAACCCTGAAACCCTGAAACCCTTGACCCAGCTCTGAAACACGCAGCCGCACCCCACCCCTGTTTCATCCCCTTCAGCGTTACCCTCACTCCCAATCCCTAACCCAGCGTCGCAACCCCGCTGCCGTCACCATCATTACGCGACACACATACAGAAGTggaaagggagaagagagagctCGCAAAACAGGGAGAGATGGACCCGCGCCCTGCCGTCCACCCATGCCTCGCCGCCGCGCCACCGCGCCCTGCCGTCGAATCCATCCCGCTGCTGCCAGCAACGCCGAAGAGGGATGGCTTGCGAGTGAGAGGGTCGCGGGCTTGTAGCCGTCGTCCTTGTCGCCGAGAAAGAAGGACGCCATCGGCGCCGTTCAGAGTAGAAGGAGAGGAGCCTCTGTCGCGCCGCCACAGCGCCGCTGCCGCCGCTGGGGGAGTTTCGTGCGTCGCCGCCGAGGGTTTGCCGCTGGTGAGGAAGAGACACCGTCGCCTCAAGCTGCTGCCGCCATCGAGTTTTGAGGAGAGAGAGGGAGCTGCGGAGAGGTTAAACCGCGATGGTGGGTTGTTCCGCTACCTTTGCTGTCGTCACCGCCAGAAGCTACCGCCATGGCTGCCGGCTTCCTAGCTGCTGCTGTGCTTGTGGTCCGCTGGGTATGGTCGCCGGGGGAGTAGTTGTGGCTGCTGAAACCACCGTTGAAGCTTCAGGCGCTTCTGCCGCCAGAAAAACACTGCCGCCACCTCTGTCGCCAAAAACAGCCGCTCAGTCCTCTGTGTTGGTAAGCTCTAACCCTGCTTCAACTTCTTTATCTGTTAAGTTCTCCATTGCCATGAGAGTTGTTGCTAAGGCTGGTTGTACTAGGAGTTTATTGCGAGTTGCCGTCGTTCTGGTCATCCGCTGAGGCGTTGGTGTTACCGGAACTGCCACCGGTGCTGCCGCTACTTGGTTCCCTTGAGTACGGTAAGCGTTTTTGTTTTGAAGAGTCCTTTAATCGCTGCTCTGTTATCATACGCTGAGGTTTTGTGGCGTTGATTGCTATAAGATTGAGTTTCAGTTGTTGTACTGCGATTAGAGTTGCTGTGGTTACTGCGAAAGTGGCTTGGAGCTGAGGTTGCGGTTGTTAATGATTTCGGGTTGAGAGAGAATGTTCCTATGACGCGTTTGGGTTATGGTTTTGCGTATTAAGGTAGGGACTTTTCTAAAAAGCTATTTATAGCTGGAATTATTATAAATGGATACTGGTGTgagaattatatatttttggtgaTTGTACCAGTCTTATGTATTGTTTGGCGACTTTGGATGAATATGATTATATGTTTTGATtagattattgtttggttttgATAAATGAATTGTTGCTGAactatttttttcaagttttggAAATGAGTTTAATCGGTTGATAATGATTTGATCTTGAAACGGTTTTCTTGAGATATGAAAATGAGGTgactgttggatttagcttgcttttgaaCTGATTTTGGATTTTGGACCGTTGAAAAGGATTGGggaatggtttagttgggactcgaatcgggtggcaaagtccaagttttaggggaggtgctgtcgaaatttctataaaaatccTAAACtttgtttgaaaagttatttagaaaggtttgaatttgagaaattgcattatttgatttattaagataatatttatgttttcgagcttaatttatttaagtaaaataTATGTCTTGAGTtcgatttatttagaaaagaaatatTTTACCATTTGAATCATTGAAGGAAAGCATTATGTTCTAatactaatttttaatataaaaaggaCTTTTGTTTTTGGTTAGATTTAAAGATTTCATTCAGAGGAGCTTTTAGTGATTTTAAAGGAAATTAAACTTTGACTAAATAATTGCGTTTGTGACATTttggaagaattcaaagaattgGTTTTAAAAAGGAACCTGGAAGTGGTTTTAATTTAAATGAATCGGTTCCGTTTCAAGTGAATTGACTTTGGATTGGGTTGGGATTTGTGACTTTATATGATCCATTTTTATAATAAACTCTATTTTTATTTGCTTAAACCAAGGATATATGATTTTAAGaatttcaatgaatttttaaGAAATTGAGATAGGTTGTCCTTCCCTAAAGTCTTGAGACTCTGCTGAGAAATTTCTATTACCAAATTCTGTTTTGGGATGACTGATTTTTGGATCTTTCAAAAGAGATTTTTAATTTGGCCTAGTTGTTGAATTGTTTGGAAGTTTTAGAAGGGTGTTGTAGAAATGTGGCTTGTTTTAAAAGAGGAAATTTCTTTTGAGAAAGATGGCTTATAAGCTAGAAGTGATTTGAGAATGTGGATCTTTGAAGTTAAGACTGAGAGGAattgaaattgattttcaaagaaaagtgttttgagaaaagtgatttatgaCTTAAATGATGATTATATGTTTGATGATGTTGGATGGTGGAAGTGCTGTTATGCTATGAGCCAGAATGGCTGTATATGATAATGAATCATGGCTGTTTATGGAATATGTTATGAGCCGAAATGGCTGTATATGATAATGAATCATGGATGGTTGTGGAATATGttatgagccggatggctgagtatGAATATGAATGGTTATTGAATTGATAAAGTGATTGTTGCACTTCcaattatctgagatacgagttttcctgggtagaagtagtggctagccaccacgtgctccaggttgagactcaatactctgttgaccctatgtcgcaagtgtggccggacactgtgaaagttccggatgagctcgcccccgtgaatatacaccagtgagggtgttggatgtgaattataattataattgtgaataactcgagttggggatgcacgacagagggacagtccaatggttagctaccaggacttgtcggattggctttataaccgacagatgatatcatcagccgcTAGGACAGGCATttatcatatgcatctatgtgacattatttgggtgtgcatattgtacttggtttgcctttgtgattacttgtgattaactgttaattattctatttgcaataactgtttgtttgtgcttgaactttCTTATTTGTGTTTGCGACGGagactctgttggattgtggtcattgattgttgtttaggttgtttgggcctagggtcATGGTTGATCACGAGGTGGGCCGAAGGCCATGTTTGGTTGATGTTTCTGGTttagaaaagtatgaaaaactaATTTGGTTTAACATGGATAAaccttttgaatttcttttgaatttttaagaaaTGAACAGTTTCCTCTTTCAAAAaagattttagatattttgtaTAGTAAACCTTTACTTTTGAAAAGATGCATAAGGCAGTTATTAATCAATGTAACGATTTTACCTTGCGTATCCTATTGTAGTAATTCTGCAACCCTATAGTGAGAACCCtctcgaggatgatgttctcactccCCTACAGGACTTTTCTTTTCAAGTTACAGACGACGAAGTTCGGAAGAGCTTAATTCTTTTCTGTTAGACAATATTTCTGTATTGTTTTAGTATTTATGTTTTTCTCGCCTTTAGCTTTGTAagttttgtaagagggataggatgTTGATATGAGGTGCTTGTAATTTATATTGaatgtatgaatgtatgttttTTGAAAGATTCAGTTTAacttttaaacaggctcatattgtagtataaaatattataagagTCGTCGTAATACACGAGCTATCAGAATAGCGCAGTCGGAAGCGTGACTTTttgatagttagggtgttacagagAAGATTTCTAAAATTCAACATACATCAAATTTATTCAATATTTGATTAATCATATAATAaacgaaataaaaaattaaaaaatagaagaacaaaagcccagaacaaaaaatgaaaacagaaagaaGTCAAAGAACAGAAAAAGAGCCAGAAGTTCAGAACTAACTGCAAGAGAAGTAGAGAACAGAAGGCCAGAGCCAAACGATCAGCGACGGTGAGGCGACGACCCGCGACGGTGACCAGACGACCCACGACGGTGAGGCGATTGACGGCGTCTGTTTCGATTGATGGGAGTGGCGCTTGGCTCCGGCGTCTATTTCGATTGACGGCGGTGGTTGTCCTTCGTAGGCAAAAGCTCGAGCCACGAAGAGCTTAGGGTTGGGAGCGGGAGTGTTCTTCGAAGAGATTAGGGATTTAGGGTAAAGTGGCTGCAACGAGTTCTTCggccttcttttcttttgttttttttttcaagccAAACGACATTGTTTCGTTAGTTGGGGGGAGAACCAGTGCCTGCTAAAACCCGGCCGGTTCGCAGGTTAACCATTGGTTTGGCCAATTTTTTATCGGTTTTTTGCAAGACGATTTTGTAGGTGGACCGGACTGGTTAGGTAACCAATTTTCAGTTAATCCGGTTGAACCGATCGATCCGGTCTAATTTTCAGAACAttgataaaatgataaaataagaaattactcacttttaaattaaaatagtgAAAGTTACGTATAGTGAGAGTTATAAATTTAATGGTAATTAATCTTTCATATTatcattttactaatttttttattttaaaatatttaaattcaagaAAATGACATAAGAATTGTACTATCTACATtggcatttattttttatttatggaaaagtatatggaaccaaaaaattatcaaccaaaaactaaacaaaattacattaatttatattaataattaattttaaattttttaaattcaaaatttaaaattgattaagtaaacctaattaaaacctataaaaacctTCATCTTTTCTCTCACATTAACCTACTcacctccaacaatcacacacagacccctctctctctcaccGTCAGATCCTCTCCACCTCCCCACTGCGACTCACTCCTCTTCTATCACCGACATCTGATTCGTTGGATTCGCCACCGTCGACAAGAATCCATACTCAACACGTGGATTAGACAAGTTTTGGGAACTTCTAGCTGAACTCGATGAGATTTGCCACCGTCGACAAGAACCGCTTCCCTTTCGTGAACCAGATGTGTTACCGGAGCCATATTGATATTGTTGTGGTGATTGCGCAGTAAAAAATAACTGAGAAATATGAGAGATTTGTGTGGTGTTGCTTTGATGAATAACAGAATAATAAGAGAATAGAAAAGGGTGCGATAGGCAAGAATGAAT
The Arachis stenosperma cultivar V10309 chromosome 7, arast.V10309.gnm1.PFL2, whole genome shotgun sequence genome window above contains:
- the LOC130941556 gene encoding probable O-methyltransferase 3, which translates into the protein MEFQSELQAPKLLKAQSHIWNHIFNFINSMSLKCAVELGIPDAIHNYGQPMPLSQLIASLTVHPSKTSSIQRLMRILIHSGFFTTKNVANDDPEVGYVLTDSSMLLLKENPLSVTPYVLAMLDPIFTKPWHKLSTWFQSNNPTPFEIEHGEMFWAYACHDPKLNEFFNDAMASDARLVNKLLLDDKCKGVFEGLESLVDVGGGTGTLAKAIAKSFPQLDCTVFDLPHVVADLEGSDNLRYIGGDMFEAIPPSNAILLKWILHDWNDEECLNILKNCKEAIMNKGNKEGKVIIIDMIIMEDEKKSDDNDKSIETQLFFDMLMMVLLTGKERDEKEWAKLIFSAGFSNYKITPILGLRSLIEIYP
- the LOC130940534 gene encoding uncharacterized protein LOC130940534; this encodes MVGCSATFAVVTARSYRHGCRLPSCCCACGPLGMVAGGVVVAAETTVEASGASAARKTLPPPLSPKTAAQSSVLEFIASCRRSGHPLRRWCYRNCHRCCRYLVPLSTSCCGYCESGLELRLRLLMISG